In Molothrus ater isolate BHLD 08-10-18 breed brown headed cowbird chromosome 7, BPBGC_Mater_1.1, whole genome shotgun sequence, one genomic interval encodes:
- the CRYBA2 gene encoding beta-crystallin A2: MTSSEAMDTLGQYKITVWEEENFQGKRCEFLMECPSIMERGFRKIRSIKVESGPWVGFEYPEYQGQQFILEKGDYPRWEAWSGNSGYRTEHLLSFRPVKCANHNDSKVILYEAENFQGHKFELSDDYPSLQAMGWGNKEVASIKVNAGAWVAYQYPGYRGYQYVLERDRQNGEFKKYNEYSSQAHTNQIQSIRRVQH; the protein is encoded by the exons ATGACCAGCAGTGAAGCCATGGACACCCTGGGGCAGTACAAGATCACGGTGTGGGAGGAGGAGAACTTCCAGGGCAAGCGCTGCGAGTTCCTCATGGAGTGCCCCAGCATCATGGAGCGCGGCTTCCGCAAGATCCGCTCCATCAAGGTGGAGTCTGGCCC CTGGGTAGGCTTCGAGTACCCTGAGTACCAGGGACAGCAgtttatcctggagaagggtgACTATCCCCGGTGGGAGGCCTGGAGCGGGAACAGTGGCTACCGGACCGAGCACCTCCTCTCCTTCCGGCCTGTCAAATGCGCA aACCACAATGACAGCAAAGTCATCCTCTACGAGGCTGAGAACTTCCAGGGTCACAAGTTTGAGCTGAGTGACGACTATCCCTCGCTGCAGGCCATGGGCTGGGGCAACAAGGAGGTGGCATCCATCAAAGTGAACGCCGGAGC gtggGTGGCATACCAGTACCCGGGATACAGGGGCTACCAGTACGTGCTGGAGCGGGACAGACAGAACGGCGAGTTCAAGAAGTACAATGAATACAGCAGCCAGGCCCACACCAACCAGATCCAATCCATCCGCCGCGTCCAGCACTGa
- the FEV gene encoding protein FEV: protein MRHGTGAVPLLLNMYLPDPVGETLFKDGKSQAWGSLSPGVQKGSGQIQLWQFLLELLSDRANLNCIAWEGTNGEFKLIDPDEVARRWGERKSKPNMNYDKLSRALRYYYDKNIMTKVHGKRYAYKFDFHGLAQVCQPATPDHALYKFQGNLAPLPFSGISKLNLMTSGVTPAGFSYWAGSSPSLYPGHGLQPSASFSAMAASHLNNMNNHYH from the exons ATGAGACACGGCACCGGAGCGGTGCCACTGCTGCTCAACATGTACCTGCCAG atccAGTCGGGGAAACTTTGTTCAAAGACGGGAAGAGCCAGGCGTGGGGGTCTCTAAGCCCCGGCGTGCAGAAAG GCAGCGGGCAGATCCAGCTGtggcagttcctgctggagctgctttcgGACCGGGCCAACCTGAACTGCATCGCCTGGGAAGGCACCAACGGGGAGTTCAAGCTGATCGACCCCGACGAGGTGGCGCGGCGCTGGGGCGAGCGCAAGAGCAAGCCCAACATGAATTACGACAAGCTGAGCCGCGCGCTGCGCTACTACTACGACAAGAACATCATGACCAAGGTGCACGGCAAGCGCTACGCCTACAAGTTCGACTTCCACGGGCTGGCCCAGGTGTGCCAGCCGGCCACCCCAGACCATGCCCTCTACAAATTCCAGGGCAACCTGGCACCGCTGCCCTTCTCGGGCATCTCCAAACTCAACCTCATGACCTCGGGAGTGACGCCGGCTGGCTTCTCCTactgggctggctccagcccaTCCCTCTACCCGGGGCACgggctccagccctcagccTCGTTCAGCGCCATGGCAGCCTCCCACCTCAACAACATGAACAACCATTACCATTAG